The Bacteroidota bacterium genome has a window encoding:
- a CDS encoding C69 family dipeptidase, producing the protein MKIFNKIWKAVFVLSLVFSIESQACTNILVSKGASKDGSTMITYAADAHVLYGELYHWPAADWSTGTMLDVYEWDTSKFLGKIEQVAHTYNVVGNMNEHQVAIGETTFTGRSELKDSTAIIDYGSLIYITLQRAKNAREAIKVMSDLVEKYGYYSTGESFSISDKNEVWILEMISKGMKEKGAVWVARKIPEGYISGHANQARITTFPQGGKKSISCDEFDRLYDKKVENIYSHDVISFAKKQGYYEGKDKDFDFSAAYAPLDFGAARFCDARVYSAFLKVDEKMDKYEDYVMGDIEKKRMPLWIKVKDKLSVQDVMELMRDHFEGTPMDMTADIGAGPSKLPYRWRGLTWEYDGEKYCNERAISTQQTGFSFVTQSRSWLPDAVGGIIWFGLDDTYSTVYTPVYTSSTKIAPSMQVGNGSMVEYSETSAFWTFNRVTNFAYMRYDLIIEDVRKEQNRLESKFVQLVPAIDKAASELYKSNPELAVEYLSDFSVDNAEKMVAAWKDLDKYLLVKYLDGNVKKEENGSFKLNEYGYPASPNFPGYSEEWRKRVVEDAGKKLKMPAAAH; encoded by the coding sequence ATGAAGATATTTAATAAAATATGGAAAGCAGTATTTGTGCTTTCTCTTGTGTTTTCGATAGAATCGCAGGCATGTACTAATATTTTAGTTTCGAAAGGGGCATCAAAAGATGGTTCAACTATGATCACTTATGCTGCAGATGCCCATGTATTATATGGCGAACTGTACCATTGGCCTGCTGCCGATTGGAGTACCGGAACAATGCTGGATGTGTACGAGTGGGATACCAGTAAATTTTTGGGTAAAATTGAACAAGTAGCCCATACCTATAATGTAGTGGGTAATATGAATGAGCATCAGGTTGCAATAGGCGAAACTACATTTACGGGTAGAAGTGAGCTAAAAGACAGTACAGCTATCATTGATTACGGAAGTTTGATATATATAACCCTTCAGCGTGCCAAAAATGCAAGAGAGGCAATTAAGGTAATGTCTGATTTAGTTGAAAAGTACGGATATTACAGTACAGGAGAATCATTCTCTATTTCCGATAAAAATGAAGTTTGGATATTAGAGATGATCTCTAAGGGAATGAAGGAGAAAGGTGCTGTGTGGGTTGCGAGAAAAATTCCTGAAGGATATATTTCGGGGCATGCCAACCAGGCTCGTATAACTACATTTCCTCAGGGAGGAAAGAAATCTATTTCCTGTGACGAGTTTGACAGGCTTTATGATAAAAAAGTTGAAAATATTTATTCGCATGACGTAATTTCATTTGCAAAAAAACAAGGTTACTACGAAGGAAAGGATAAAGATTTTGATTTTTCGGCTGCTTATGCACCACTTGATTTTGGAGCAGCACGTTTTTGTGATGCCAGAGTTTATTCGGCTTTCTTAAAAGTTGATGAGAAGATGGATAAGTACGAGGATTATGTAATGGGGGATATCGAGAAAAAGAGAATGCCACTTTGGATAAAAGTTAAGGATAAACTTTCTGTACAGGATGTAATGGAGTTAATGAGAGATCATTTCGAAGGTACTCCAATGGATATGACTGCTGATATTGGTGCAGGACCATCGAAGCTTCCTTATCGTTGGAGAGGGCTGACATGGGAGTATGACGGAGAAAAATATTGTAACGAGAGAGCAATTTCTACACAGCAAACAGGATTTTCGTTTGTAACTCAGTCAAGATCGTGGTTGCCTGATGCTGTAGGTGGAATAATCTGGTTTGGACTGGATGATACATACAGTACAGTTTACACTCCGGTTTATACGTCTTCTACAAAGATAGCTCCATCAATGCAGGTTGGAAACGGAAGTATGGTTGAGTATTCTGAAACCTCTGCTTTTTGGACTTTTAACAGAGTAACGAATTTTGCTTATATGCGTTACGATTTGATTATCGAGGATGTCAGAAAGGAACAAAATAGGCTTGAAAGCAAGTTTGTACAGTTGGTTCCGGCTATTGATAAGGCTGCAAGTGAGCTTTATAAAAGCAATCCGGAACTGGCAGTTGAATATTTGAGTGATTTTTCTGTTGATAATGCCGAGAAAATGGTTGCCGCATGGAAAGATCTTGATAAATATCTATTAGTGAAGTATTTGGACGGGAATGTAAAGAAGGAGGAAAACGGCTCGTTTAAACTTAACGAATATGGATACCCTGCATCACCGAATTTTCCGGGATATTCGGAAGAATGGAGAAAAAGAGTTGTTGAAGATGCCGGAAAGAAACTAAAAATGCCGGCCGCAGCACATTAA
- a CDS encoding desulfoferrodoxin family protein, with protein sequence MKINRYVDISTVDKEAKKDYIDRHSAFVHPQGEAKKGEKFKVKVKVGDEYMHPDDFDHYIAWVQLWDGEVQLAQATMNAGALGNAPSQLEVDFYVVPTKSKMKLTAHAYCTKHGLWESEEVIVEVSK encoded by the coding sequence ATGAAAATTAACAGATATGTAGACATTTCTACAGTAGACAAAGAGGCAAAAAAGGATTACATCGACCGTCACTCAGCATTTGTTCATCCTCAGGGAGAGGCAAAAAAAGGTGAGAAATTCAAAGTGAAAGTAAAAGTTGGTGATGAATATATGCACCCTGATGATTTTGACCATTATATCGCATGGGTACAACTTTGGGATGGCGAAGTTCAATTGGCTCAGGCTACAATGAATGCAGGTGCACTGGGAAATGCTCCAAGCCAGCTGGAAGTAGATTTCTACGTAGTGCCTACAAAAAGTAAAATGAAATTAACTGCTCATGCATATTGTACAAAGCACGGTCTTTGGGAATCTGAGGAGGTTATAGTTGAAGTTAGTAAATAG
- a CDS encoding LemA family protein gives MKKGTIIILAIIGLVIVAFMWGSGIYNNMVELEEGVNSQWSNVENVYQRRADLIPNLVNTVKGYAAHEKETLEAVIKARSEATSVKIDPSNMKPGDMKQFQAAQDNLSGALSKLMVVVEKYPDLKANQNFLELQAQLEGTENRIAVERRKYNETVEVYNKTIRRFPNNVVNMFLGFEKKEYFEASEGAEKAPEVKF, from the coding sequence ATGAAAAAGGGTACAATAATCATTTTGGCAATTATTGGTTTAGTAATAGTTGCATTTATGTGGGGGTCCGGAATTTACAACAATATGGTTGAGCTGGAAGAGGGTGTAAATTCACAGTGGTCGAACGTAGAAAATGTATATCAGCGCAGGGCTGATTTGATACCAAACCTAGTAAATACCGTAAAAGGATATGCTGCACACGAAAAGGAGACACTCGAAGCTGTGATTAAAGCCAGATCGGAAGCTACAAGTGTAAAAATTGATCCGTCGAACATGAAGCCCGGTGATATGAAGCAGTTTCAGGCTGCCCAGGATAATTTATCCGGAGCATTGTCGAAGTTAATGGTTGTTGTAGAGAAATATCCCGACCTTAAAGCTAATCAGAATTTTCTTGAATTACAGGCACAGCTCGAAGGAACAGAAAACAGGATAGCTGTTGAGCGCAGGAAATACAACGAGACCGTGGAGGTGTATAATAAAACAATCAGAAGATTTCCTAATAATGTAGTTAATATGTTCTTAGGTTTTGAGAAGAAGGAATATTTCGAAGCCAGTGAAGGTGCCGAAAAAGCGCCGGAAGTAAAATTTTAA
- a CDS encoding TPM domain-containing protein, giving the protein MPKNRFNEEEKKRIVDAIISAEKNTSGEIRVHIDSKSEVDVYEKAGILFCDLEMDKTELKNGVLFYMAIDEHKYAIVGDKGINDVTSETFWDEIKDEMKIWLQQDKIAEALERGILMAGEALKKYFPYDERDVNELDDEISFGD; this is encoded by the coding sequence ATGCCAAAGAATAGGTTTAACGAGGAGGAGAAAAAGCGAATAGTTGACGCAATAATTTCTGCCGAAAAAAATACATCAGGAGAAATTCGTGTTCATATTGATTCGAAAAGTGAAGTGGATGTTTATGAAAAGGCCGGGATTTTGTTTTGTGATTTAGAGATGGATAAAACAGAGCTAAAAAACGGGGTTCTGTTTTACATGGCTATTGATGAGCATAAATATGCCATTGTTGGTGACAAAGGAATAAATGATGTTACTTCTGAAACTTTTTGGGATGAGATAAAAGACGAGATGAAGATTTGGCTTCAGCAGGACAAGATAGCAGAAGCTCTCGAGAGGGGGATTTTGATGGCCGGGGAAGCTTTGAAAAAGTATTTTCCTTATGATGAGAGAGATGTAAATGAATTGGATGATGAAATTTCGTTTGGTGATTAA